One region of Drosophila subobscura isolate 14011-0131.10 chromosome J, UCBerk_Dsub_1.0, whole genome shotgun sequence genomic DNA includes:
- the LOC117894965 gene encoding leucine-rich repeat extensin-like protein 3 isoform X1, protein MRCLLPLLAALLVAAGVHADVSHLDTDLQEDGYHYKQPSVPFPQPGSGNDIDDSGIGPGPAPSAPGPSYGPPQPQPQPQPQPQPQPTPGYGPPPRPQPQPQPKPQPQPTPGYGPPPRPQPQPQPKPQPSPGYGPPQTQPPRPQPPRPQPPQPQPGAEYLPPQGENEVTPPQPQPTAPVPDYNPPPGPTYQPRPPAPPAPPAPTYQPRPPAPPAPPAPTYQPRPPAPPAPPAPTYQPRPPAPPAPPTQEYGPPPTSAGQEEDAGALGPDGYNYNKPAKPFTF, encoded by the exons ATG CGCTGtctcctgcctctgctggcCGCGCTGCTCGTCGCAGCGGGCGTCCACGCGGATGTCTCCCACCTGGACACGGATCTGCAAGAGGATGGCTACCACTACAAGCAGCCATCGGTGCCCTTCCCGCAGCCTGGCAGCGGCAATGACATCGATGATTCGGGCATAGGACCGGGTCCAGCTCCCTCGGCGCCAGGTCCCTCGTACGGACCGCCACA GCCACAGCCTCAacctcagcctcagccgcagccacaaccCACTCCTGGATACGGGCCACCACCAaggcctcagccacagccccaaccTAAGCCTCAGCCACAACCCACTCCCGGATATGGACCTCCCCCAaggccacagcctcagccgcagccCAAGCCGCAGCCCTCTCCCGGCTACGGGCCACCACAAACGCAGccgccacgcccacagccacCACGCCCACAGCCTCCTCAGCCACAGCCGGGAGCCGAGTATCTGCCGCCACAGGGCGAGAATGAGGTGACTCCaccgcagccacagcccacgGCGCCAGTTCCGGATTATAACCCACCACCCGGCCCTACCTATCAGCCACGCCCACCTGCACCCCCAGCACCGCCAGCGCCCACTTATCAGCCACGcccaccagcaccacctgCACCACCAGCGCCCACTTATCAACCACGTCCTCCAGCACCGCCAGCACCTCCTGCACCCACCTATCAGCCACGACCTCCTGCACCCCCAGCACCACCCACTCAGGAGTACGGCCCACCGCCCACTAGCGctgggcaggaggaggatgcgGGCGCCCTGGGACCCGATggctacaactacaacaagcCAGCCAAGCCGTTCACCTTCTAG
- the LOC117894965 gene encoding vegetative cell wall protein gp1 isoform X2 codes for MRCLLPLLAALLVAAGVHADVSHLDTDLQEDGYHYKQPSVPFPQPGSGNDIDDSGIGPGPAPSAPGPSYGPPQTQPPPRPQPPPRPQPTQPAPSYGPPQPQPTQPAPSYGPPQTLPPAPRPQPTQPAPSYGPPQKQPPPRPQPQPTQPAPSYGPPQTLPPAPPRPQPTQPAPSYGPPQTQPPPPRPQPPSPQPGPEYLPPDQPKPRPTPPRPQPPPPPPRPQPQPQPSPGYGPPPRPQPQPQPQPQPQPTPGYGPPKPQPSPGYGPPQTQPPRPQPPRPQPPQPQPGAEYLPPQGENEVTPPQPQPTAPVPDYNPPPGPTYQPRPPAPPAPPAPTYQPRPPAPPAPPAPTYQPRPPAPPAPPAPTYQPRPPAPPAPPTQEYGPPPTSAGQEEDAGALGPDGYNYNKPAKPFTF; via the exons ATG CGCTGtctcctgcctctgctggcCGCGCTGCTCGTCGCAGCGGGCGTCCACGCGGATGTCTCCCACCTGGACACGGATCTGCAAGAGGATGGCTACCACTACAAGCAGCCATCGGTGCCCTTCCCGCAGCCTGGCAGCGGCAATGACATCGATGATTCGGGCATAGGACCGGGTCCAGCTCCCTCGGCGCCAGGTCCCTCGTACGGACCGCCACAGACGCAGCCACCGCCGCGTCCTCAGCCACCACCGCGCCCGCAGCCCACGCAGCCAGCTCCCTCCTATGGTCCaccacagccgcagcccacGCAGCCAGCTCCGTCTTACGGTCCGCCACAAACGCTGCCCCCTGCACCGCGCCCGCAGCCCACGCAGCCAGCGCCTTCCTATGGCCCACCGCAGAAGCAGCCTCCGCCACGCCCTCAGCCGCAGCCCACACAGCCTGCGCCCTCGTATGGACCACCACAAACGCTGCCACCTGCACCACCACGTCCCCAGCCCACGCAGCCAGCTCCGTCTTACGGTCCACCCCAGACACAGCCCCCGCCGCCGCGCCCACAGCCGCCATCCCCACAGCCTGGTCCGGAGTACCTGCCGCCCGATCAGCCCAAGCCACGTCCCACACCACCGCgtccacagccaccaccaccaccaccaaggccgcagccgcagcctcaacCTAGTCCCGGATATGGACCTCCTCCAAGGCCACAGCCTCAacctcagcctcagccgcagccacaaccCACTCCTGGATACGGGCC gccCAAGCCGCAGCCCTCTCCCGGCTACGGGCCACCACAAACGCAGccgccacgcccacagccacCACGCCCACAGCCTCCTCAGCCACAGCCGGGAGCCGAGTATCTGCCGCCACAGGGCGAGAATGAGGTGACTCCaccgcagccacagcccacgGCGCCAGTTCCGGATTATAACCCACCACCCGGCCCTACCTATCAGCCACGCCCACCTGCACCCCCAGCACCGCCAGCGCCCACTTATCAGCCACGcccaccagcaccacctgCACCACCAGCGCCCACTTATCAACCACGTCCTCCAGCACCGCCAGCACCTCCTGCACCCACCTATCAGCCACGACCTCCTGCACCCCCAGCACCACCCACTCAGGAGTACGGCCCACCGCCCACTAGCGctgggcaggaggaggatgcgGGCGCCCTGGGACCCGATggctacaactacaacaagcCAGCCAAGCCGTTCACCTTCTAG
- the LOC117894958 gene encoding acetylcholine receptor subunit beta-like 1: protein MEWTNSRSWLLYGILLLLAIAAVSASEDEERLVRDLFRGYNKLIRPVQNMTQKVGVRFGLAFVQLINVNEKNQIMKSNVWLRLVWYDYQLQWDEADYGGIGVLRLPPDKVWKPDIVLFNNADGNYEVRYKSNVLIYPTGEVLWVPPAIYQSSCTIDVTYFPFDQQTCIMKFGSWTFNGDQVSLALYNNKNFVDLSDYWKSGTWDIIEVPAYLNVYDGDSTHPTETDITFYIIIRRKTLFYTVNLILPTVLISFLCVLVFYLPAEAGEKVTLGISILLSLVVFLLLVSKILPPTSLVLPLIAKYLLFTFIMNTVSILVTVIIINWNFRGPRTHRMPMYIRSVFLHYLPALLFMKRPRKTRLRWMMEMPGMSMPAHPHPSYGSPAELPKHISAIGGKQSKMEVMELSDLHHPNCKINRKVNSGAELGLGDGCRRESESSDSILLSPEASKATEAVEFIAEHLRNEDLYIQTREDWKYVAMVIDRLQLYIFFIVTTAGTVGILMDAPHIFEYVDQDRIIEIYRGK from the exons tcAGTGCATCCGAAGATGAAGAGCGCCTGGTGCGTGACCTCTTTCGAGGCTACAATAAACTCATACGACCCGTACAGAATATGACACAAAAAGTTGGAGTAAGATTTGGTTTGGCGTTCGTACAGCTAATCAATGTC AATgagaaaaatcaaattatgaAATCAAACGTTTGGTTACGTTTGGTTTGGTACGACTACCAGCTGCAGTGGGATGAGGCCGATTACGGCGGCATCGGGGTGCTACGTCTGCCACCCGACAAGGTTTGGAAGCCGGACATTGTGCTCTTCAATAA TGCCGATGGCAACTACGAGGTGCGCTACAAGTCCAACGTGCTGATCTATCCCACGGGCGAGGTGCTGTGGGTGCCGCCGGCCATCTACCAGAGCTCCTGCACCATCGATGTCACCTACTTCCCCTTCGATCAGCAGACGTGCATCATGAAGTTCGGTTCGTGGACCTTCAACGGTGATCAGGTGTCGCTGGCCCtctacaacaacaagaactttGTGGATTTGTCGGATTACTGGAAGTCGGGCACCTGGGACATCATTGAGGTGCCCGCCTACCTCAATGTCTACGATGGCGACAGCACACATCCCACCGAGACGGACATCACATTCTACATCATCATTCGGCGCAAGACTCTCTTCTATACGGTGAATTTAATTCTGCCCACGGTGTTGATTTCATTCCTCTGTGTTTTGGTCTTCTATCTGCCAGCGGAGGCGGGCGAAAAG GTTACCCTCGGCATTAGCATTCTCCTGTCACTGGTTGTGTTCCTGTTGCTCGTGTCAAAGATATTGCCACCCACATCGCTGGTGCTGCCACTGATCGCCAAGTATCTGCTGTTCACTTTCATCATGAACACGGTGTCCATTCTGGTGACGGTGATCATCATCAATTGGAACTTCCGTGGGCCGCGCACACATCGCATGCCCATGTACATACGCTCCGTATTTCTGCACTATCTGCCCGCCCTGCTGTTCATGAAGCGTCCGCGTAAGACCCGTCTACGCTGGATGATGGAAATGCCGGGCATGAGCATGCCGGCCCATCCACATCCCTCGTACGGCTCACCGGCGGAGCTGCCCAAGCATATCAGCGCCATTGGTGGCAAGCAGTCCAAAATGGAGGTCATGGAGCTGTCCGACTTGCATCATCCCAACTGCAAGATCAATCGGAAGGTGAACAGCGGCGCAGAGTTGGGCCTGGGCGATGGCTGTCGTCGCGAGAGCGAGTCCTCCGACTCCATTCTGCTCTCGCCCGAAGCCAGCAAGGCCACCGAGGCGGTTGAGTTCATAGCCGAACATTTGCGCAACGAGGATCTCTATATACAG ACCCGTGAGGATTGGAAGTACGTGGCCATGGTGATCGATCGCCTGCAgttgtatattttctttattgtgACAACTGCCGGCACGGTTGGCATTTTGATGGATGCACCACATATCTTCGAGTATGTCGATCAGGATCGCATCATTGAGATCTACAGGGGAAAGTAA